Proteins encoded together in one Musa acuminata AAA Group cultivar baxijiao chromosome BXJ3-6, Cavendish_Baxijiao_AAA, whole genome shotgun sequence window:
- the LOC135641410 gene encoding 17.8 kDa class I heat shock protein-like: MRRKSSKDVFSGYLGHRGTLFDPFSTDILDWDPFARLVLGRRPARTNVEWRETANAHIITADLPGVRRREEGEVEDGSVLRINGEMTEEVEQGDTWHRWSGGGGASAGDFGCRRTPTWR, encoded by the exons ATGAGAAGGAAGAGCAGCAAAGATGTCTTCTCTGGTTACTTGGGGCACCGGGGAACGCTATTCGATCCCTTCTCCACTGACATCTTGGACTGGGACCCCTTTGCGAGGCTGGTTTTGGGACGCCGGCCGGCGCGCACCAACGTGGAGTGGCGGGAGACCGCGAACGCCCACATCATCACCGCCGATCTCCCCG GTGTGCGCAGGCGTGAAGAGGGAGAGGTGGAGGACGGCAGCGTGCTGCGGATCAACGGAGAGATGACGGAGGAGGTGGAGCAGGGGGACACGTGGCACCGGTGGAGCGGCGGAGGAGGAGCTTCAGCCGGCGATTTCGGCTGCCGGAGAACGCCAACATGGCGGTGA
- the LOC135639883 gene encoding uncharacterized protein LOC135639883 isoform X1 codes for MMGEVLLGLPGPWAEDYREKADHYTTKIGGLPDWPIPEVDISRELLHCSLCGGRLSLVAQVYAPISLPKLNIEDRAIYILGCLALNCGTDPRSWRALRIQKYHEETKPSLTSSNAVSLEKESVPAPRVNSWLEDNMLGNESSKVNDESDSDTEMEDLARALSEAAALASSSKKQNGHKNTDASARGTVANPRVEDTGVPVLPCFYIYSQKVESSGDMDAVCSGYTSLSLKNHCASPDTEDEEQWERETYEYDRALGADRTYLKFKKQMDAHPEQCLRYSYGGNPLFAKTKLPKPDICKRCGSSCIYEMQLMSPLLYFLQQAVDGSSACSADGWSWITLIVYTCSRSCCSFKESTESCCWEVAEEAIVIQDD; via the exons ATGATGGGAGAAGTCCTTCTTGGCTTGCCGGGGCCGTGGGCGGAGGATTACCGCGAGAAGGCTGATCATTACACGACAAAGATTGGGGGATTGCCG GATTGGCCCATCCCAGAAGTGGATATTAGCCGTGAGCTTCTTCACTGTAGTCTATGTGGAGGGAGGCTCTCACTTGTGGCACAG GTTTATGCTCCTATTTCGTTGCCAAAACTGAACATAGAGGATCGTGCAATATATATTCTCGGTTGCCTGGCCCTGAATTGTGGTACTGACCCTCGAAG CTGGCGAGCTCTTCGAATTCAGAAGTACCATGAGGAGACGAAACCGAGTCTTACTTCTTCAAATGCTGTCTCATTGGAAAAAGAATCTGTTCCTGCTCCGAGAGTTAACAGCTGGTTGGAGGACAACATGTTGGGTAATGAGTCCAGCAAAGTCAACGACGAGAGTGACAGTGACACAGAAATGGAGGACTTAGCACGGGCTCTTTCGGAAGCTGCTGCTCTAGCCTCGAGTTCGAAGAAACAAAATGGCCACAAGAACACGGATGCATCTGCCAGAGGTACAGTAGCGAACCCTAGAGTGGAAGACACCGGTGTGCCAG TTCTCCCTTGTTTCTATATCTATTCCCAAAAGGTCGAGTCCTCTGGTGATATGGATGCTGTTTGTTCTGGTTACACATCACTTTCTCTCAAAAACCATTGTGCTTCTCCTGATACTGAGGATGAAGAACAATGGGAAAGAGAAACTTATGAGTATGATAGAGCTTTAGGTGCCGATAGAACTTATTTGAAGTTCAAGAAACAGATGGATGCACACCCAGAGCAGTGCCTCAG GTATTCCTATGGCGGTAATCCTCTTTTTGCTAAAACTAAATTACCGAAACCTGACATTTGCAAGCGATGTGGCTCGTCATGCATATATGAGATGCAGTTGATGTCCCCCCTATTATATTTTCTGCAGCAAGCTGTTGATGGTTCATCAGCTTGTTCAGCAGATGGCTGGAGTTGGATAACTCTGATTGTATATACCTGTTCCAGG agTTGCTGTTCATTCAAAGAGTCAACAGAGAGTTGCTGTTGGGAAGTTGCTGAGGAGGCTATCGTCATTCAGGAtgattaa
- the LOC135639883 gene encoding uncharacterized protein LOC135639883 isoform X2 has protein sequence MMGEVLLGLPGPWAEDYREKADHYTTKIGGLPDWPIPEVDISRELLHCSLCGGRLSLVAQVYAPISLPKLNIEDRAIYILGCLALNCGTDPRSWRALRIQKYHEETKPSLTSSNAVSLEKESVPAPRVNSWLEDNMLGNESSKVNDESDSDTEMEDLARALSEAAALASSSKKQNGHKNTDASARGTVANPRVEDTGVPVLPCFYIYSQKVESSGDMDAVCSGYTSLSLKNHCASPDTEDEEQWERETYEYDRALGADRTYLKFKKQMDAHPEQCLRVAVHSKSQQRVAVGKLLRRLSSFRMIKLLFLRSKNQTAYPVCLFL, from the exons ATGATGGGAGAAGTCCTTCTTGGCTTGCCGGGGCCGTGGGCGGAGGATTACCGCGAGAAGGCTGATCATTACACGACAAAGATTGGGGGATTGCCG GATTGGCCCATCCCAGAAGTGGATATTAGCCGTGAGCTTCTTCACTGTAGTCTATGTGGAGGGAGGCTCTCACTTGTGGCACAG GTTTATGCTCCTATTTCGTTGCCAAAACTGAACATAGAGGATCGTGCAATATATATTCTCGGTTGCCTGGCCCTGAATTGTGGTACTGACCCTCGAAG CTGGCGAGCTCTTCGAATTCAGAAGTACCATGAGGAGACGAAACCGAGTCTTACTTCTTCAAATGCTGTCTCATTGGAAAAAGAATCTGTTCCTGCTCCGAGAGTTAACAGCTGGTTGGAGGACAACATGTTGGGTAATGAGTCCAGCAAAGTCAACGACGAGAGTGACAGTGACACAGAAATGGAGGACTTAGCACGGGCTCTTTCGGAAGCTGCTGCTCTAGCCTCGAGTTCGAAGAAACAAAATGGCCACAAGAACACGGATGCATCTGCCAGAGGTACAGTAGCGAACCCTAGAGTGGAAGACACCGGTGTGCCAG TTCTCCCTTGTTTCTATATCTATTCCCAAAAGGTCGAGTCCTCTGGTGATATGGATGCTGTTTGTTCTGGTTACACATCACTTTCTCTCAAAAACCATTGTGCTTCTCCTGATACTGAGGATGAAGAACAATGGGAAAGAGAAACTTATGAGTATGATAGAGCTTTAGGTGCCGATAGAACTTATTTGAAGTTCAAGAAACAGATGGATGCACACCCAGAGCAGTGCCTCAG agTTGCTGTTCATTCAAAGAGTCAACAGAGAGTTGCTGTTGGGAAGTTGCTGAGGAGGCTATCGTCATTCAGGAtgattaaattattatttctGCGGTCCAAAAATCAGACTGCATATCCAGTGTGCTTGTTTTTGTGA